The following coding sequences are from one Treponema bryantii window:
- a CDS encoding SIMPL domain-containing protein, translating to MKKMIKSILIIGLGAALFSSCMLGRPAKEDAPVRSITVSGSGSVSVKPDMVSMKFIVRTTGWNCPQVAERNAINTANTIAAIKEAGIPESDISTFDYSITQDNSHNYAGEYTVRNTIAVVIRNIDLTGKVIDAAVKNNTGANGITSFEYLVSDKATALREARTLAIKNAQDAASLLAGASGCKVNGVLEIREDYTSAGRGNEMMFKAVSMDSDSGVPTPIVEGNITITSNVTVKYELAN from the coding sequence ATGAAAAAAATGATTAAATCTATTCTTATTATTGGATTGGGCGCTGCCTTATTTTCATCCTGTATGCTTGGCCGTCCTGCAAAGGAAGACGCTCCTGTCCGCTCAATAACAGTCTCGGGTTCAGGCAGCGTTTCCGTAAAGCCTGATATGGTATCTATGAAGTTTATTGTAAGAACTACAGGCTGGAACTGTCCACAGGTAGCAGAAAGAAATGCAATAAATACAGCGAATACTATTGCTGCAATCAAAGAAGCTGGTATTCCTGAATCAGATATTTCCACATTCGATTATTCAATTACTCAGGATAATTCTCATAACTATGCCGGTGAATACACAGTTAGAAACACTATCGCTGTAGTTATCAGAAACATTGACCTTACAGGAAAGGTAATTGATGCAGCCGTAAAAAACAATACAGGTGCAAACGGAATTACTTCTTTTGAGTATCTTGTATCTGACAAGGCAACTGCACTTCGCGAAGCACGTACTCTTGCAATTAAGAATGCACAGGATGCAGCTTCCCTTCTCGCAGGTGCAAGCGGTTGTAAGGTAAACGGAGTTCTTGAAATCCGCGAGGATTACACAAGCGCTGGAAGAGGAAACGAAATGATGTTTAAGGCAGTTTCTATGGACAGTGATTCTGGAGTTCCTACACCAATCGTTGAAGGAAACATCACAATTACATCTAATGTAACTGTAAAATACGAACTTGCTAACTAA
- the serS gene encoding serine--tRNA ligase, translated as MLDYKFIKDNLDAVKQNIVNRNMTADADKVVELFDKRTALVTKLQGLQQKRNENAQAMKQKLDPEKRNELIAAGKAIKDEITSVEAETKETEAALEEAARQIPNMVHPDAPVGKLDTENLEVKKVGTPRKFDFEPKDHVQLGESLDIIDFDRGTKVSGPKFYYLKNEAVFLEQALIMYALNTLRKHNFQMFITPDVAKEEVLKGIGFNPRGNESNVYSIEEEGTCLVATAEITLGGYHQDEILDKASLPRFYGGLSHCFRREAGAAGQFSKGLYRVHQFDKVEMFAYATPEQSEEIHEKLRQIEEEIFEGLGLPFHVVDTCTGDLGAPAYRKWDLEAWMPGRNGGEYGEVTSTSNCTDYQARRLNIKYKDDDGKNKYVHTLNGTAIAVGRAMLAILENYQNADGSVTIPPVLVPYCGFDKILPKK; from the coding sequence ATGTTGGACTACAAATTTATTAAAGATAATCTTGATGCGGTAAAACAGAATATCGTAAACCGCAATATGACAGCTGATGCAGACAAGGTTGTAGAACTTTTTGACAAGCGCACTGCCCTTGTAACAAAACTCCAGGGCCTTCAGCAGAAGCGTAACGAAAACGCTCAGGCTATGAAGCAGAAACTAGATCCTGAAAAGCGCAATGAACTTATTGCTGCAGGAAAGGCAATTAAAGACGAAATCACTTCTGTAGAAGCAGAAACAAAAGAAACTGAAGCAGCCCTTGAAGAAGCTGCCCGCCAGATTCCAAATATGGTACACCCTGATGCACCGGTTGGAAAGCTCGATACAGAAAACCTTGAAGTAAAGAAAGTTGGAACTCCACGCAAGTTTGACTTTGAACCAAAAGATCATGTTCAGCTTGGTGAATCACTCGATATCATCGACTTTGACCGCGGAACAAAAGTATCAGGTCCAAAGTTCTACTATCTTAAGAATGAAGCTGTATTCCTTGAGCAGGCTCTTATTATGTACGCCCTCAACACTCTCCGCAAGCACAACTTCCAGATGTTCATTACACCTGATGTTGCTAAGGAAGAAGTTCTTAAGGGAATCGGATTCAACCCACGCGGAAACGAATCTAACGTTTACTCAATCGAAGAAGAAGGAACCTGTCTGGTTGCAACTGCAGAAATCACACTTGGTGGATATCACCAGGATGAGATTCTTGACAAGGCAAGCCTTCCTCGTTTCTACGGCGGTCTTTCACACTGTTTCCGCCGCGAAGCAGGTGCTGCAGGTCAGTTCTCTAAGGGACTCTACCGCGTTCACCAGTTTGATAAGGTAGAAATGTTTGCCTACGCTACTCCGGAACAGTCTGAGGAGATTCACGAAAAGCTCCGCCAGATTGAAGAGGAAATCTTCGAAGGTCTCGGACTTCCATTCCATGTTGTAGATACTTGTACCGGAGACCTCGGTGCTCCAGCTTACCGCAAGTGGGACCTGGAAGCATGGATGCCTGGCCGTAACGGTGGTGAATACGGTGAAGTAACTTCTACTTCCAACTGTACAGACTACCAGGCTCGCCGCCTCAACATCAAATACAAGGACGACGATGGAAAGAACAAGTATGTTCACACATTGAACGGAACTGCAATTGCCGTAGGACGCGCAATGCTCGCAATTCTTGAAAACTATCAGAATGCAGACGGTTCTGTTACAATTCCACCAGTACTTGTTCCTTACTGTGGATTTGATAAGATTTTACCAAAGAAATAA
- a CDS encoding AI-2E family transporter: MDDQNNPGYTKMIFYLILFLSVVLAGFLLKTISSVIIPVVLSFILSLVLLPIIKKVNLKTGIPWVVSSLTIVILFFVALLGITSILVGSLSGIVAEYPKYESRFMSIFQLIAQNLDFEIDNSKSLIQNLWTSLKVREYAQKTAVALSSGVISFSKTLFLISIMSAFILIEMRLTKRKIYYAFKDNREKVSRISHQIVNQTVRYVSIKFFISLSTGVLSFLTTWLLGLDFPIVWGFLAFIMNFIPIFGSIISVGLTTLFSLIQFYPNWGKTLFILIFLTAINMILGNILEPRIEGKNLGISPVAILISLSVWGYIWGFTGMLLAVPLTVIIKIICENLDYMKGAAIFLGNDPRQSNSNKTAD, from the coding sequence ATGGACGATCAGAATAATCCTGGCTACACAAAAATGATCTTCTATCTGATTCTATTTCTTTCAGTTGTGCTGGCTGGTTTTCTTTTGAAAACCATATCCTCCGTTATAATTCCGGTTGTACTTTCTTTTATACTTTCATTGGTTCTTCTTCCAATCATAAAGAAAGTCAACCTAAAAACCGGAATCCCATGGGTTGTTTCTTCTTTAACAATCGTAATACTTTTCTTCGTTGCTTTACTTGGAATCACATCTATCTTAGTTGGAAGCCTTTCCGGAATTGTTGCTGAATATCCTAAATATGAAAGCCGATTCATGTCTATTTTCCAGCTGATTGCTCAGAATCTTGATTTTGAAATAGACAATTCAAAGAGCCTTATCCAGAATCTCTGGACTTCATTAAAGGTTCGTGAATATGCACAGAAAACCGCTGTAGCTCTTTCTTCAGGTGTAATTTCATTCAGCAAAACACTGTTTTTAATTTCTATTATGTCTGCGTTTATTCTCATTGAAATGCGCCTTACAAAGCGTAAGATTTATTATGCATTTAAGGATAACCGCGAGAAAGTTTCAAGAATTTCTCATCAGATTGTTAATCAGACAGTAAGATACGTTTCCATCAAGTTCTTTATTTCACTTTCAACTGGTGTACTCAGTTTTCTTACAACCTGGCTTCTCGGACTAGATTTCCCAATTGTATGGGGATTCCTTGCCTTTATCATGAACTTTATTCCGATTTTCGGTTCAATCATTTCTGTAGGTTTAACTACCCTTTTCTCTTTGATTCAGTTTTATCCAAACTGGGGAAAAACACTTTTTATTCTGATTTTCCTGACAGCCATAAATATGATTCTCGGAAATATTCTCGAGCCTCGTATTGAAGGTAAAAATCTTGGTATTTCTCCTGTGGCTATTCTGATAAGTCTTTCTGTTTGGGGATATATCTGGGGATTTACAGGAATGCTTCTTGCAGTACCGCTTACAGTTATTATTAAGATTATCTGTGAGAATCTTGATTATATGAAAGGTGCTGCAATCTTCCTTGGAAATGATCCGCGGCAGTCTAACTCAAATAAAACAGCAGACTAA